One genomic window of Deltaproteobacteria bacterium includes the following:
- the leuC gene encoding 3-isopropylmalate dehydratase large subunit has product MAGRTLYDKIWESHTVGILPTGQTQLFIGLHLIHEITTAPAFDMLREKGLDVAFRDRTFATVDHIVPTDIRKRPFLDQEAEELTQALEKNVQQFGVEFFGLDSMNQGIVHVIGPQLGLTQPGMTLACGDSHTSTHGAFGTLAFGIGTSQVRDVLATQTLAMDKLKVRRINITGALGTGVYAKDVILHIIRKLGVGGGKGFAYEYGGPVIDRMNMEQRMTVCNMSIEGGALVGYVNPDQTTFDFIKGRPHAPKGAAFDKAVAYWKSVASDADAKFDDVVNYEGKDIEPTVTWGINPGQSVGVSEKLPKPEETTDPDGAKKAYEFMGWAPGAPIAGTPINVAFIGSCTNGRLEDFRAAARIAKGRKVNPSVRALAVPGSAEVKKLAEQEGLDKVLSEAGFQWREAGCSMCLAMNPDKLNGREVSASSSNRNFIGRQGSPTGRTMLMSPAMVVAAALNGKVVDVRQYE; this is encoded by the coding sequence ATGGCCGGTAGGACCCTGTACGACAAAATTTGGGAGTCGCACACCGTTGGCATTTTGCCGACGGGGCAGACGCAACTCTTTATTGGACTCCATCTGATTCACGAAATCACCACGGCGCCGGCCTTCGACATGCTGCGCGAAAAGGGCTTGGACGTGGCGTTTCGCGATCGGACCTTTGCCACCGTCGATCACATCGTGCCCACCGATATTCGCAAGCGGCCGTTTCTCGATCAGGAAGCCGAAGAGCTGACGCAGGCTCTGGAGAAAAACGTCCAGCAATTCGGCGTCGAGTTCTTTGGTCTCGACAGCATGAACCAAGGCATCGTCCACGTGATCGGCCCGCAGCTGGGCTTGACGCAGCCGGGTATGACGCTCGCCTGCGGCGACAGCCACACCAGCACCCATGGGGCCTTTGGGACTTTGGCTTTTGGCATCGGCACCAGTCAGGTGCGCGACGTGCTCGCGACTCAGACCTTGGCGATGGACAAGCTCAAAGTCCGGCGTATCAATATTACCGGCGCCCTGGGAACCGGCGTGTACGCCAAGGATGTGATTCTCCATATTATTCGAAAACTCGGCGTCGGCGGCGGCAAGGGCTTCGCCTACGAGTACGGCGGCCCGGTGATTGATCGCATGAACATGGAACAGCGCATGACCGTCTGTAATATGAGCATCGAGGGCGGCGCGCTGGTGGGTTACGTCAATCCCGATCAAACCACTTTCGATTTTATCAAAGGCCGGCCCCACGCGCCCAAAGGCGCGGCGTTCGACAAAGCGGTGGCTTATTGGAAGTCGGTGGCGAGCGATGCGGACGCGAAATTTGACGACGTTGTGAATTACGAAGGCAAAGATATCGAGCCGACGGTGACCTGGGGTATCAATCCAGGGCAGTCGGTCGGCGTTTCTGAAAAGCTGCCCAAGCCGGAGGAAACTACCGATCCCGACGGCGCCAAAAAAGCCTACGAGTTTATGGGCTGGGCTCCTGGGGCTCCGATCGCAGGCACGCCGATTAATGTCGCTTTCATTGGCTCCTGCACAAATGGTCGGCTGGAAGATTTCCGTGCGGCCGCCAGAATCGCCAAGGGGAGAAAGGTCAATCCTTCGGTACGCGCGCTGGCGGTGCCGGGTTCTGCCGAAGTAAAAAAATTGGCCGAGCAAGAAGGGCTGGATAAAGTTCTCAGCGAAGCCGGTTTCCAGTGGCGTGAAGCTGGCTGCTCGATGTGCTTGGCGATGAATCCGGACAAGCTCAACGGCCGGGAAGTGTCAGCCTCCTCTTCGAATCGCAATTTCATCGGCCGCCAGGGCAGCCCGACGGGCCGCACGATGCTGATGAGCCCGGCGATGGTGGTG